In Nocardia yunnanensis, one DNA window encodes the following:
- the dnaE gene encoding DNA polymerase III subunit alpha, which yields MSASSGSFVHLHNHTEYSMLDGAAKITPLFKEATRLGMTAVGMSDHGNMYGASEFYNSAKKQGIKPIIGIEAYIAPESRFNTKRVLWGDPSQKSDDVSGSGSYTHMTMVAENATGLRNLFKLSSLASIEGQLGKWARMDADIIAEHAEGIIATTGCPSGEVQTRLRLGHEREALEAAAKWQEIFGPENFFLEVMDHGLSIERRVREGLLEVGKKLGIPPLATNDCHYVHEHDAGNHEALLCIQTGKTLSDPTRFKFDGSGYYLKSAEEMRAIWDAEVPDACDNTVLIGERVQSYDDVWEHRDRMPIFPVPEGETQASWLRKEVMRGLDRRFPNGVPAEYFTRADYEIGVINEMGFPAYFLIVADLITYARSVGINVGPGRGSAAGSLVAYAMGITNIDPIPHGLLFERFLNPERVSMPDIDIDFDDRRRGEMVRYATEKWGSDRVAQVITFGTIKTKAALKDSARVQFGQPGFAIADQISKALPPPIMAKDIPLSGIMDPEHERYKEAAEVRELINTNPDVNKIYETARGLEGLIRNAGVHACAVIMSSEPLTDAIPVWKRAQDGAIITGWDYPSCEAIGLLKMDFLGLRNLTVIGDCLQNMKANRGIDLDLDTLPLEDTATYELLARGDTLGVFQLDGGAMRDLLRRMQPTGFEDIVAVLALYRPGPMGMNAHNDYADRKNGRQEVKPIHPELEEPLKDILRDTYGLIVYQEQIMQIAQKVAGYSLGRADILRRAMGKKKASVLEAEFEGFEAGMLANGFTKPAIKALWDTILPFAGYAFNKSHAAGYGLVSFWTAYLKANYPAEYMAGLLTSVGDDKDKAAVYLADCRRLGIQVLPPDVNESELEFASVGNDIRFGMGAVRNVGANVVASIIQARKEKSKFTDFSDYLNKIDAIACTKKVTESLIKAGAFDSLGHPRKGLMLVHSDAIDAVMSTKKAEAIGQFDLFGGLDEGDESIASVFNVKVPDEEWETKHKLALEREMLGLYVSGHPLNGVEHVLAAQSDTQIPAILEGDVKDGAQVTIGGIFANVTRRVNKNGLPWASAQLEDLSGGIEVLFFPQSYSVYGMDVTEDAIVLVKARVSARDDRVSLIANDLVVPDLSSIGVDKPVSVVIPTRLCTPDKIGELKRVLNRHPGTADVHIRHVGSRDRTTTLKVADNLRVSPSSALMGDLKALLGPGCLGS from the coding sequence GTGTCAGCCTCGTCGGGATCATTCGTCCATCTCCACAATCACACCGAGTACTCGATGCTCGACGGCGCGGCGAAGATCACGCCCTTGTTCAAAGAGGCGACCCGGCTGGGCATGACCGCCGTCGGCATGTCCGACCACGGCAATATGTACGGCGCGTCGGAGTTCTACAACTCCGCCAAGAAGCAGGGCATCAAGCCGATCATCGGCATCGAGGCGTACATCGCGCCGGAGTCCCGGTTCAACACCAAGCGCGTGCTGTGGGGTGACCCGTCGCAGAAGAGCGACGACGTCTCCGGTTCGGGTTCCTACACCCACATGACCATGGTCGCCGAGAACGCGACCGGTCTGCGCAATCTGTTCAAGCTGTCGAGCCTGGCCTCGATCGAGGGTCAGCTCGGCAAGTGGGCGCGCATGGACGCCGACATCATCGCCGAGCACGCCGAGGGCATCATCGCCACCACCGGCTGCCCGTCGGGCGAGGTGCAGACCCGGTTGCGGCTGGGCCACGAGCGCGAGGCGCTCGAGGCGGCGGCCAAGTGGCAGGAGATCTTCGGGCCGGAGAATTTCTTCCTCGAGGTGATGGATCACGGCCTGTCCATCGAACGCCGGGTGCGCGAGGGCCTGCTCGAGGTCGGCAAGAAGCTGGGCATTCCGCCGCTGGCCACCAACGACTGCCACTACGTGCACGAGCACGACGCGGGCAATCACGAAGCGCTGCTGTGCATTCAGACCGGCAAGACGCTCTCGGATCCGACCCGCTTCAAGTTCGACGGCTCCGGCTACTACCTCAAGTCCGCCGAGGAGATGCGCGCGATCTGGGACGCGGAGGTCCCCGACGCCTGCGACAACACCGTGCTGATCGGTGAGCGCGTGCAGTCCTACGACGACGTGTGGGAGCACCGCGACCGGATGCCGATCTTCCCGGTGCCCGAGGGCGAGACCCAGGCCAGCTGGCTGCGCAAGGAGGTCATGCGCGGCCTGGACCGGCGTTTCCCCAACGGCGTTCCGGCCGAATACTTCACGCGCGCCGACTACGAGATCGGCGTCATCAACGAGATGGGCTTCCCGGCCTACTTCCTCATCGTCGCCGATCTCATCACCTACGCGCGCTCGGTCGGCATCAATGTCGGTCCGGGCCGTGGTTCGGCGGCCGGCTCGCTGGTCGCCTACGCCATGGGCATCACGAACATCGACCCGATTCCGCACGGTCTGCTGTTCGAGCGCTTCCTCAATCCCGAGCGCGTGTCCATGCCCGATATCGATATCGACTTCGACGATCGCCGCCGCGGTGAGATGGTCCGCTACGCCACCGAGAAGTGGGGCAGCGACCGCGTCGCCCAGGTGATCACCTTCGGTACGATTAAAACCAAAGCGGCGCTGAAGGATTCGGCCCGCGTGCAGTTCGGCCAGCCCGGGTTCGCCATCGCCGATCAGATCTCCAAGGCGCTGCCGCCGCCGATCATGGCCAAGGACATTCCGCTCTCGGGCATCATGGATCCCGAGCACGAGCGGTACAAGGAAGCCGCCGAGGTTCGTGAGCTCATCAATACGAATCCGGACGTCAACAAGATCTACGAGACCGCGCGCGGCCTGGAAGGTCTGATCCGCAACGCCGGTGTGCACGCGTGCGCGGTGATCATGTCCTCCGAGCCGCTGACCGATGCCATCCCGGTGTGGAAGCGCGCGCAGGACGGCGCCATCATCACCGGCTGGGACTATCCGTCGTGTGAGGCCATCGGCCTGTTGAAGATGGACTTCCTGGGTCTGCGCAACCTCACCGTCATCGGTGACTGCCTGCAGAACATGAAGGCCAACCGCGGCATCGACCTGGATCTGGACACGCTGCCGCTGGAAGACACCGCCACCTACGAATTGCTCGCGCGCGGTGACACTCTCGGCGTGTTCCAGCTCGACGGCGGCGCCATGCGCGATCTGCTGCGCCGCATGCAGCCCACCGGCTTCGAGGACATCGTCGCCGTGCTCGCGCTGTATCGCCCGGGTCCGATGGGCATGAACGCCCACAACGACTACGCCGACCGCAAGAACGGGCGGCAAGAGGTCAAGCCGATTCACCCCGAATTGGAAGAGCCGCTCAAAGACATCCTGCGTGATACCTACGGCCTGATCGTGTATCAGGAGCAGATCATGCAGATCGCGCAGAAGGTCGCAGGCTACTCGCTGGGTCGAGCCGATATTCTGCGCCGCGCCATGGGCAAGAAGAAGGCGTCCGTGCTGGAGGCCGAATTCGAGGGCTTCGAAGCGGGCATGCTGGCCAACGGCTTCACCAAGCCCGCCATCAAGGCCCTGTGGGACACCATTCTTCCGTTCGCCGGCTACGCGTTCAACAAATCGCATGCCGCCGGCTACGGTCTGGTGTCGTTCTGGACCGCCTACCTCAAGGCCAACTATCCCGCCGAGTACATGGCCGGTCTGCTCACCTCCGTCGGTGACGACAAGGACAAGGCCGCCGTCTACCTGGCCGACTGCCGCCGCCTGGGCATCCAGGTGTTGCCGCCCGACGTCAACGAGTCCGAACTCGAATTCGCCTCGGTGGGCAACGACATTCGCTTCGGCATGGGCGCGGTGCGCAATGTCGGCGCGAACGTGGTGGCCTCGATCATTCAGGCGCGCAAGGAGAAGTCGAAGTTCACCGACTTCTCCGACTACCTCAACAAGATCGACGCCATCGCCTGCACCAAGAAGGTCACCGAATCCCTCATCAAGGCAGGCGCTTTCGACTCGCTCGGGCATCCGCGCAAGGGCCTGATGCTGGTGCACTCCGATGCCATCGACGCGGTCATGTCGACCAAGAAGGCCGAGGCCATCGGCCAGTTCGACCTGTTCGGCGGCCTCGACGAGGGCGACGAGTCGATCGCCAGCGTCTTCAATGTGAAGGTCCCCGACGAGGAGTGGGAGACCAAGCACAAGCTCGCCCTGGAGCGGGAGATGCTGGGCCTGTACGTGTCCGGGCATCCGCTCAACGGCGTCGAGCACGTGCTGGCCGCCCAGTCCGACACCCAGATCCCGGCCATTCTCGAGGGCGACGTCAAGGACGGCGCGCAGGTCACCATCGGCGGCATCTTCGCCAATGTGACCCGGCGCGTGAACAAGAACGGCCTGCCGTGGGCGTCGGCGCAGCTCGAGGATCTCAGCGGCGGCATCGAGGTGCTGTTCTTCCCGCAGTCCTACTCGGTGTACGGCATGGACGTCACCGAGGACGCCATCGTGCTGGTGAAGGCTCGGGTCAGCGCTCGCGACGACCGCGTCTCGCTCATCGCCAACGACCTTGTGGTGCCGGATCTTTCGTCGATCGGCGTGGACAAGCCGGTCTCGGTGGTGATCCCGACCCGGCTGTGCACGCCCGACAAGATCGGTGAGCTCAAGCGGGTGCTCAACCGCCATCCGGGCACCGCGGACGTGCACATCCGCCATGTCGGCTCCCGTGATCGCACCACCACCCTCAAAGTGGCCGACAATCTGCGGGTTTCGCCGTCCTCGGCGCTCATGGGCGACCTCAAGGCGCTGCTCGGTCCGGGCTGCCTGGGCAGCTGA
- a CDS encoding response regulator, whose amino-acid sequence MGRGELSVLVVDDDFRVANMHAGIVSALPGFTVGATVSSLAAARKALAEQDFDLALVDVYLPDGSGVELVRELRCDAMMLTAATESATIRAAITAGAFGYLVKPFDHAALAARLAGYARYRRLLEAPEVTAGDVDAALLALRPAAPAAAAAPGPVAASPTKDLVLQAVRESATPMSAAQIASAIGISRATAQRYLANLVGLGDLRMQLRYGSTGRPEQEYSAPRPRRL is encoded by the coding sequence GTGGGCCGCGGAGAGCTGAGCGTGCTGGTCGTCGACGACGACTTTCGCGTGGCCAATATGCATGCCGGAATCGTGTCGGCGCTCCCGGGATTCACGGTGGGCGCGACGGTGAGCAGCCTGGCGGCGGCCCGGAAAGCCCTCGCCGAACAGGATTTCGACCTGGCGCTGGTGGATGTGTACCTGCCGGACGGCTCGGGGGTGGAGCTGGTGCGCGAGCTCCGCTGCGACGCCATGATGCTCACCGCCGCAACGGAATCGGCAACGATCCGAGCCGCGATCACGGCCGGCGCGTTCGGATATCTGGTCAAGCCGTTCGACCACGCCGCACTCGCCGCCCGGCTGGCCGGATACGCCCGCTACCGCCGCCTGCTCGAGGCCCCGGAGGTGACCGCCGGCGACGTCGATGCCGCACTGCTGGCCCTGCGCCCGGCCGCACCCGCGGCCGCCGCAGCACCCGGCCCGGTCGCCGCCTCCCCGACGAAAGACCTGGTCCTGCAAGCCGTTCGCGAGTCCGCCACCCCAATGTCCGCCGCCCAGATCGCGTCCGCCATCGGCATCTCCCGCGCCACCGCCCAGCGCTACCTGGCCAACCTGGTCGGCCTGGGCGACCTGCGCATGCAACTGCGCTACGGCAGCACCGGCCGCCCCGAACAGGAGTACTCCGCACCCCGCCCCCGGAGGCTGTGA
- a CDS encoding serine hydrolase domain-containing protein, translated as MSNDASSAGRGELPATVRGFASAEFGPLVRTFARLTGGHPGAGGALSVHLRGEPLVEIWTGEAAPGRPWDADTGSIVFSATKGLAATVIHRLADRGLIDYDAPVAAYWPEFAANGKERITVRQLLSHRAGLYGLPAIARGLDDILDHRLMETQLAAAKPDHLLGIPTYHALTYGWLLAGLARAVTGRGMGELFRTEIAEPLGTEGIHLGLPPAGSPTSAAVLQGNKLALVGTSYISLMLGRAYGLPGALGAACRALFLPGLDQLLEGDEPPILATELAAGNGVCTAAGLATVYGALANGGMHRGHRFLSPRTIAAMQHVETYQLDRALFYIPMMWRMGYHSLPVPGARAGFGHIGLGGSFGWADPRQGLSVGFVHNRLGIGAVSLDQIASAWVLPLVVRGANATRRTTAHVEPAAA; from the coding sequence GTGAGCAATGACGCTTCCTCCGCCGGTCGCGGCGAGCTACCCGCCACGGTGCGGGGCTTCGCGAGCGCCGAATTCGGCCCCCTGGTACGTACTTTCGCGCGGCTGACCGGCGGTCACCCGGGCGCCGGCGGGGCACTGTCGGTGCACCTGCGCGGGGAACCGCTGGTCGAGATCTGGACCGGCGAGGCCGCGCCCGGGCGGCCCTGGGACGCCGACACCGGCTCCATCGTCTTCTCCGCCACCAAGGGTCTGGCCGCCACCGTCATCCACCGGCTCGCCGATCGCGGGCTCATCGACTACGACGCGCCGGTCGCCGCCTACTGGCCCGAATTCGCGGCCAATGGCAAGGAGCGAATCACGGTGCGGCAGCTGCTGTCCCACCGGGCCGGGCTCTACGGACTGCCCGCCATCGCGCGCGGCCTCGACGACATCCTCGATCACCGGCTGATGGAAACGCAGCTGGCGGCCGCGAAACCGGATCATCTGCTGGGGATTCCGACCTATCACGCGCTGACCTACGGCTGGCTGCTGGCCGGGCTGGCGCGCGCGGTCACCGGGCGCGGCATGGGCGAGCTGTTCCGCACCGAGATCGCCGAACCGCTGGGCACCGAGGGCATCCACCTGGGGCTGCCGCCGGCCGGCTCACCCACCAGTGCGGCTGTGCTGCAGGGCAACAAGCTCGCGCTGGTCGGCACCAGCTACATCTCGCTGATGCTGGGCCGGGCCTACGGGCTGCCCGGCGCCCTGGGCGCGGCCTGCCGCGCGCTGTTCCTGCCCGGCCTCGACCAGCTGCTCGAAGGCGACGAGCCGCCCATCCTGGCGACCGAACTCGCCGCCGGCAACGGCGTCTGCACCGCGGCCGGGCTGGCCACCGTCTACGGCGCGCTCGCCAACGGCGGCATGCACCGCGGCCACCGCTTCCTGTCGCCGCGGACCATCGCGGCCATGCAGCACGTGGAGACCTATCAGCTCGATCGCGCGCTGTTCTACATCCCGATGATGTGGCGCATGGGTTATCACTCGCTGCCGGTGCCGGGCGCGCGAGCGGGCTTCGGGCACATTGGATTGGGCGGATCGTTCGGCTGGGCCGATCCGCGCCAAGGGCTTTCGGTCGGCTTCGTGCACAACCGGCTCGGCATCGGCGCGGTGAGCCTGGACCAGATCGCGTCGGCATGGGTGCTGCCGCTGGTGGTGCGGGGCGCGAACGCGACGCGTCGCACCACCGCCCATGTCGAGCCCGCGGCGGCCTGA
- a CDS encoding class I SAM-dependent methyltransferase codes for MGIYEDRVVPRLVDLCCGTKLLNPERTRTCAGLHGRVLEIGFGSGRNVPFYPEAVKSVSAVEPADRGWQLAAERVAASSIPVERSGLDGQRLPFADDSFDSALSTWTLCTIPDVEAALAEVRRVLVPGGTFHFVEHGLAPDANIVKWQHRLNPVQKALAGGCHLNRDIPGLVEGAGFEIREIDRYYQQDGPKPWGFLSLGVAVSA; via the coding sequence GTGGGAATCTACGAAGATCGGGTCGTGCCCAGGCTCGTCGACCTGTGCTGCGGGACCAAGCTGCTGAATCCGGAACGCACGCGGACCTGCGCCGGGCTGCACGGGCGGGTGCTCGAGATCGGCTTCGGCTCCGGGCGCAATGTCCCGTTCTATCCGGAGGCGGTGAAGTCGGTGAGCGCGGTCGAACCGGCCGATCGCGGCTGGCAGCTGGCCGCCGAGCGGGTGGCCGCGTCCAGCATTCCGGTGGAACGTTCCGGGCTGGACGGGCAGCGGCTGCCGTTCGCGGACGACAGTTTCGATTCCGCGCTGTCGACCTGGACGCTGTGCACCATTCCGGATGTCGAGGCCGCGCTCGCCGAGGTGCGCCGAGTCCTGGTGCCCGGCGGCACTTTTCATTTCGTCGAACACGGCCTCGCCCCCGATGCGAACATCGTGAAATGGCAGCACCGGCTGAACCCCGTGCAGAAGGCGCTGGCCGGTGGCTGCCACCTCAACCGCGATATTCCTGGACTGGTCGAAGGCGCGGGTTTCGAGATCCGCGAGATCGACCGCTACTACCAGCAGGACGGACCGAAGCCGTGGGGCTTCCTGTCGCTGGGAGTCGCGGTGTCCGCGTAG
- a CDS encoding alpha/beta fold hydrolase — protein MRTLRSVLLAGFAVVALVTGCSSSPQATAPPPVTGDFHGTIEIPDHPLAVGVSFAPDAKATVDIPVQGIQDKALSNVKADADGVSWTVTKIPGNPSYQGKYNKATDSIQGTFTQNGQGFPLNMTRGKVEGPPRPQEPKPPFPYKSEDVSYPSGALTIAGTLTEPATGGPFPTVVLINGSGPNDRNEEILGHKPFLLLADTLTRAGYAVLRTDKRGVGKTGGNLDTASYQDLTDDIAAGMTFLHGRSEIDAKRIGLLGHSEGGYLGPLYASRPDSGVAFVIMMAGPAVPGSDVLVEQNRLILTAQGATPEEVDKQVAFSSTLSTLLTKGDLEAAKTYVRQHNDELPADKRLSEEDIDALVTPYMAALVGYDPAPALSALRVPVLAFYGTKDLQVPAAQSEGPARALLAGDPDATVHVFDGLNHLMQPAGTGSPQEYATIETTIDPQVLTFVTGWLTQRFPPAH, from the coding sequence ATGCGTACGCTGCGGTCGGTGCTGCTGGCTGGGTTCGCCGTCGTCGCCCTGGTGACAGGGTGCTCGTCGTCGCCGCAGGCGACCGCTCCGCCCCCGGTGACCGGGGATTTCCACGGCACCATCGAGATTCCCGACCATCCGCTGGCCGTGGGGGTGAGCTTCGCGCCGGACGCCAAGGCCACCGTCGACATTCCGGTGCAGGGCATTCAGGACAAGGCGCTCAGCAATGTGAAGGCGGATGCCGACGGCGTGTCCTGGACGGTCACCAAGATCCCCGGAAATCCCTCGTACCAGGGCAAATACAATAAGGCCACGGACAGCATCCAGGGGACGTTCACCCAGAACGGCCAGGGCTTCCCGCTGAACATGACCCGCGGCAAGGTCGAGGGGCCGCCGCGTCCGCAGGAACCCAAGCCGCCGTTCCCGTACAAGTCCGAGGACGTCAGCTACCCCAGCGGCGCCCTCACCATCGCCGGGACGCTGACCGAACCCGCTACCGGCGGCCCGTTCCCGACCGTGGTGCTGATCAACGGCAGCGGCCCCAACGACCGCAACGAGGAGATCCTCGGCCACAAGCCGTTCCTGCTGCTGGCCGACACCCTCACCCGCGCCGGGTACGCGGTGCTGCGCACCGACAAGCGCGGCGTCGGCAAGACCGGCGGGAACCTCGACACCGCCAGCTATCAGGACCTCACCGACGATATCGCCGCGGGAATGACGTTCCTGCACGGGCGTTCCGAGATCGACGCCAAACGCATCGGCCTGCTCGGGCACAGCGAGGGCGGCTATCTCGGCCCGCTCTACGCGTCGCGGCCCGACAGCGGCGTCGCCTTCGTGATCATGATGGCCGGGCCCGCGGTGCCCGGTTCGGATGTGCTGGTGGAACAGAACCGCCTGATCCTCACCGCGCAGGGCGCGACGCCCGAGGAGGTCGACAAGCAGGTCGCGTTCTCCTCCACCCTGTCCACCTTGCTGACCAAGGGCGATCTCGAGGCCGCCAAGACCTATGTGCGCCAGCACAATGACGAGCTGCCCGCCGACAAGAGGCTCTCGGAGGAGGACATCGACGCGCTGGTGACGCCGTACATGGCCGCGCTCGTCGGCTACGATCCGGCGCCGGCGCTGTCGGCGCTGCGGGTGCCGGTGCTGGCCTTCTACGGCACCAAGGATCTGCAGGTGCCGGCCGCGCAGAGCGAAGGTCCGGCGCGCGCGCTGCTGGCCGGTGACCCGGATGCCACCGTGCACGTCTTCGACGGGCTCAACCATCTGATGCAGCCGGCCGGCACGGGCAGCCCGCAGGAGTACGCCACGATCGAGACCACCATCGATCCGCAGGTGCTGACCTTCGTCACCGGCTGGCTGACCCAGCGTTTCCCGCCGGCGCACTGA
- a CDS encoding ABC transporter ATP-binding protein, whose product MSTTTTERSDAPLIELRGATKRFPGNNGGIHTAVRDLNFTVAAGEFVAVVGPTGCGKSTTLSLVSGLEPASAGRTLVRGTDVRGIPEGVGYMFQQDAVLPWKSVLDNVALGPKFRGVGKAEARDRAARWVRTVGLAGFENYYPHQLSGGMRKRVALAQTLVNDPEIILMDEPFSALDVQTRQLMQDELLRVWSGTDAAGRENRRAAVIFVTHDLEEAIALADRVVVMTASPATVCGDFRVTLERPRNVEEVRLTEEFRDLYKEIWETLRDQVEAARTKGAASVA is encoded by the coding sequence ATGAGCACAACGACCACTGAGCGCAGTGACGCGCCTTTGATCGAACTGCGCGGTGCGACCAAGCGGTTCCCGGGCAACAACGGCGGCATCCACACCGCCGTACGGGATCTGAACTTCACCGTCGCGGCCGGCGAATTCGTCGCCGTCGTCGGCCCCACCGGCTGCGGCAAGTCCACCACGCTGTCGCTGGTCTCCGGTCTCGAGCCCGCCTCGGCGGGACGAACCCTGGTGCGCGGCACGGATGTTCGCGGCATTCCCGAGGGTGTCGGCTACATGTTCCAGCAGGACGCCGTGCTGCCGTGGAAGTCGGTGCTCGACAATGTGGCGCTGGGCCCGAAGTTCCGGGGCGTCGGCAAGGCCGAGGCCCGCGACCGGGCGGCCCGCTGGGTGCGCACGGTCGGGCTGGCCGGGTTCGAGAACTACTACCCGCATCAGCTCTCCGGCGGTATGCGCAAGCGGGTGGCGCTGGCGCAGACGCTCGTCAACGACCCCGAGATCATCCTCATGGACGAGCCGTTCAGCGCCCTGGACGTGCAGACCCGCCAGCTCATGCAGGACGAACTGCTGCGGGTGTGGTCCGGGACGGACGCGGCGGGCCGGGAAAACCGCAGGGCCGCGGTCATCTTCGTGACCCACGATCTGGAGGAGGCCATCGCCCTGGCCGACCGGGTGGTGGTCATGACCGCCTCCCCCGCCACCGTGTGCGGCGATTTCCGGGTCACCCTGGAGCGCCCGCGCAATGTCGAGGAAGTCCGCCTCACCGAGGAATTCCGCGACCTCTACAAGGAAATCTGGGAAACGCTGCGCGATCAGGTCGAGGCGGCCCGCACGAAGGGAGCGGCCAGTGTCGCTTGA
- a CDS encoding VOC family protein — MTIQFNHTIVACRDNRVSAEFWADILGLAVGTPYGPFLPLVVGNGVTFDFATLPPGFEGEPQPQHYAFLVSEDEFDAAYDKIKRYGLTYWADPRQQGVNQVNHNDGGRGIYFLDPVGHYLELITVPYGGWPA; from the coding sequence ATCACTATCCAGTTCAACCACACCATCGTCGCGTGCCGCGACAATCGAGTCTCCGCCGAATTCTGGGCGGACATTCTGGGGCTGGCGGTGGGCACGCCGTACGGTCCGTTCCTACCGCTCGTGGTCGGCAATGGCGTCACCTTCGATTTCGCCACTCTGCCACCGGGTTTCGAGGGTGAGCCGCAACCGCAGCATTACGCCTTCCTGGTGTCCGAGGACGAATTCGACGCCGCCTACGACAAGATCAAGCGATACGGTCTGACCTATTGGGCCGATCCGCGTCAGCAGGGCGTCAACCAGGTCAACCACAATGACGGCGGCCGGGGGATCTATTTCCTCGATCCCGTCGGCCACTATCTGGAGTTGATCACCGTCCCGTACGGTGGCTGGCCCGCGTAA
- a CDS encoding ATP-binding protein: MFSLGPRSVRLRTQILLLQIAVVGLALGLAFGVFAYTSGQRLSGEYGQRALAIARTVAADLEVRAEVARYAGTALRPGPGLKDELAHGELERVADDARMRTDALFVVITDDAGIRLAHPDRDRLGEMVSTDPTKALGGTEYVIREHGTLGESVRAKVPVFAPNGESVAGEVSVGISTAAVRDRLLSDLRRAGLLIGGALLAGIAGSILLARRWHGLTLGLEPSDLADLVREQDAVLHGIGEGVVAVDAKSRVTVVNDEARRLLGIDPEPGRDVESIGLTPRVLQAFRTADGRPVQAAVGERIVVVTARTVTRDHRALGAVLSVRDRTDVESLTRQLDAVSSMSTVLRAQRHEFANRLHLLNGLLHTGRPDEAARYLEELLGSGPLGAALPGIDAIRDPYLQAFLSAKAAHAREQGVHLRLGPNTWVDANLTAPVDVTTVLGNLVDNAVDAASGDRSEPVVEVELVRDGETLHIVVADGGGGVVPEVRDSLFAEGVSTKAGGGPGGRGLGLALARQVARARGGEVRLADPGGAAGGEKPLRGAEFIARMPGVLSEQEAVWAAES; the protein is encoded by the coding sequence GTGTTCTCGCTCGGCCCCCGCTCCGTCCGTCTCCGGACCCAGATCCTGCTGTTGCAGATCGCGGTGGTGGGCTTGGCCCTCGGCCTGGCGTTCGGGGTCTTCGCCTATACGAGCGGCCAGCGGTTGTCGGGTGAGTACGGGCAGCGCGCCCTCGCCATCGCCCGCACCGTCGCCGCGGACCTGGAGGTCCGCGCGGAGGTCGCGCGCTACGCGGGCACCGCACTGCGGCCCGGCCCGGGTCTGAAGGACGAACTCGCGCACGGCGAGCTCGAGCGCGTCGCCGACGACGCCCGCATGCGCACCGACGCGTTGTTCGTGGTGATCACCGACGACGCGGGCATCCGGCTCGCGCATCCGGACCGCGACCGGCTCGGCGAGATGGTCAGCACCGACCCCACCAAGGCGCTCGGCGGCACCGAGTACGTCATTCGGGAACACGGCACGCTGGGGGAGTCGGTGCGCGCCAAGGTGCCGGTGTTCGCGCCCAATGGCGAATCGGTGGCCGGTGAAGTGAGCGTGGGCATTTCGACGGCCGCGGTGCGTGATCGACTGCTGAGCGATCTGCGCCGGGCCGGCCTGCTGATCGGCGGCGCGCTGCTGGCCGGCATCGCTGGATCGATTTTGCTGGCTCGTCGCTGGCATGGGCTCACGCTGGGTCTGGAACCGTCGGATCTGGCGGATCTGGTCCGCGAGCAGGACGCGGTGCTGCACGGCATCGGCGAAGGCGTGGTCGCCGTGGACGCGAAATCCCGGGTCACCGTCGTCAACGACGAGGCCCGCCGGTTGCTCGGCATCGACCCGGAGCCGGGCCGCGACGTCGAGTCGATCGGCCTGACTCCCCGTGTGCTGCAAGCCTTCCGGACCGCCGACGGCCGGCCGGTGCAGGCCGCGGTCGGGGAGCGCATCGTGGTGGTCACCGCCCGCACCGTCACCCGCGATCACCGTGCCCTGGGCGCGGTCCTGTCCGTCCGCGACCGCACCGACGTCGAATCCCTCACCCGCCAACTGGATGCCGTCTCCTCCATGAGCACCGTCCTGCGCGCCCAGCGTCACGAATTCGCCAACCGCCTGCACCTGCTCAACGGCCTGCTGCACACCGGCCGCCCCGACGAGGCCGCCCGCTACCTCGAAGAACTCCTCGGCTCCGGCCCGCTGGGCGCGGCCCTGCCCGGCATCGACGCCATCCGCGACCCCTACCTGCAAGCCTTCCTCTCCGCCAAGGCCGCCCACGCCCGCGAACAGGGCGTCCACCTCCGCCTCGGCCCCAACACCTGGGTCGACGCGAATCTGACCGCCCCCGTGGACGTCACGACCGTCCTGGGCAACCTCGTCGACAACGCCGTCGACGCCGCATCGGGTGACCGCTCCGAGCCGGTGGTCGAGGTCGAACTGGTGCGGGACGGGGAGACGCTGCACATCGTGGTGGCCGACGGTGGTGGCGGCGTAGTGCCCGAGGTGAGGGATTCGTTGTTCGCCGAAGGCGTTTCGACCAAGGCCGGCGGCGGCCCGGGCGGGCGCGGACTCGGGCTGGCGCTGGCGCGGCAGGTGGCGCGGGCGCGCGGCGGTGAGGTGCGGCTGGCGGATCCCGGTGGTGCAGCCGGAGGCGAGAAGCCTTTGCGGGGAGCGGAATTCATTGCCCGGATGCCGGGTGTGCTATCGGAACAGGAGGCGGTGTGGGCCGCGGAGAGCTGA